A stretch of Paenibacillus mucilaginosus 3016 DNA encodes these proteins:
- a CDS encoding ribonuclease H-like domain-containing protein, with protein MSSLRDRLLRHLKPGAASGESQAAQAQEEAAPQAGSSAGGRADADGLSGGAAGAEVGAEAEAVPAGVVTAAAYESGMDKEAADAKTPSRESGTATGAAAVLSEPPGTEAGGIAEGSSAPDDEWHVIGAGMARAEWGEFVLRRRTYSGEDMHGTSELGALAGRARALAALLTEGPWSRGAASEPVDRPEDGAEPEGLRRGRSEEKQGTPSGESADPLPSDPVYGRQTDEWHQQFLFLDTETTGLGHGAGNVPFMIGIGFYEGDSFVVEQMLIRHPGEEAAMLGYLQEKLRTRPILISYNGKSFDWPIVRNRYIMNRLRMDQEPAAHLDFLYPSRRLWKHTLPSCRLGLVEELRLGVRRDGDVPGAMAPVLYFRYLAEKDPLVLQGVFLHNELDVLSLAGLAVLFARLLEGSLSWKDVRAYGTEEWFRLGLWLEKAGLAERADEALLALADELLAGGSAGGEADSVPLPLADAGSAGPSAPEPADTGTHAGTHGEQEAGASPAAETTPASRRDSRTASRPAEPASGLPAEAEDAADGVPSPLLPLAQYMKRRGRYGEACALWELYLELKEGRRTASLEPCIELSMYHEHKTKRFDLALAYARQAQDLLWRRGALTRSSKRRPARAAGTADAEEAALAKRVERLERKALQAETVRRSSPSSRKQRSAADGAGVPGGSGEARRQRKRGTAAGGEQLSLFGDAGEGGSV; from the coding sequence ATGAGCTCGCTGCGGGATAGGCTGCTGCGGCATCTGAAGCCGGGAGCGGCGTCTGGCGAATCCCAGGCTGCGCAGGCACAGGAAGAGGCGGCGCCGCAGGCGGGCAGCTCGGCGGGCGGAAGGGCCGACGCTGACGGGCTCTCCGGTGGCGCAGCGGGGGCTGAGGTCGGGGCGGAGGCTGAAGCCGTTCCTGCTGGCGTGGTGACGGCCGCCGCCTACGAGAGCGGTATGGATAAGGAAGCGGCCGATGCGAAGACGCCTAGTAGGGAGTCAGGCACGGCCACAGGGGCTGCAGCTGTGCTTAGCGAGCCCCCCGGAACCGAAGCCGGTGGTATCGCTGAAGGGAGCTCAGCGCCGGATGACGAATGGCACGTCATCGGGGCAGGAATGGCCCGGGCCGAGTGGGGTGAGTTCGTGCTGCGGCGGCGCACGTACAGCGGGGAGGACATGCACGGCACCTCCGAGCTCGGTGCGCTCGCCGGACGGGCGCGGGCGCTTGCGGCGCTGCTGACGGAAGGGCCGTGGAGCAGAGGGGCCGCGAGTGAGCCTGTTGACAGGCCGGAAGACGGAGCGGAACCCGAAGGGCTCCGCCGTGGGCGTTCCGAAGAGAAGCAGGGAACTCCTTCAGGGGAGTCCGCAGACCCGCTTCCAAGCGATCCCGTGTACGGCAGGCAGACTGACGAATGGCATCAGCAGTTCCTCTTCCTCGACACGGAAACGACAGGGCTCGGCCATGGCGCGGGCAACGTGCCGTTCATGATCGGCATCGGCTTCTACGAAGGGGATTCCTTCGTCGTCGAGCAGATGCTGATCCGCCATCCGGGCGAAGAGGCGGCGATGCTCGGGTATCTGCAGGAGAAGCTGCGGACCCGCCCGATCCTCATCTCCTACAACGGCAAGTCGTTCGACTGGCCGATTGTCCGCAACCGGTACATCATGAACCGGCTGCGCATGGACCAAGAGCCGGCTGCGCATCTCGACTTCCTGTATCCGTCCCGGCGGCTGTGGAAGCACACCCTGCCGTCATGCCGGCTGGGGCTTGTGGAAGAATTGCGGCTCGGCGTGCGGCGGGACGGGGACGTACCCGGCGCGATGGCGCCCGTCCTGTATTTCCGCTACCTCGCCGAGAAGGACCCGCTCGTGCTGCAGGGCGTCTTCCTGCACAACGAGCTCGATGTGCTCTCCCTCGCCGGGCTGGCCGTCCTGTTCGCCCGGCTGCTTGAAGGCAGCCTGAGCTGGAAGGACGTCCGCGCCTACGGCACGGAGGAGTGGTTCCGCCTTGGCCTGTGGCTCGAGAAGGCGGGGCTGGCCGAGCGGGCGGACGAAGCGCTGCTCGCCTTGGCGGACGAGCTGCTGGCAGGCGGCTCTGCAGGGGGGGAGGCTGATTCCGTTCCCTTGCCGTTGGCTGATGCCGGGAGTGCAGGCCCTTCGGCGCCGGAGCCGGCAGATACGGGCACCCACGCGGGGACGCACGGGGAGCAAGAGGCGGGGGCCAGCCCAGCCGCCGAGACCACTCCGGCCTCCCGCCGGGACAGCCGCACGGCCTCCCGCCCGGCGGAGCCTGCCTCAGGCCTGCCGGCGGAGGCGGAGGACGCCGCGGATGGCGTACCTTCGCCGCTGCTCCCGCTCGCGCAGTATATGAAGCGGCGGGGGCGCTATGGGGAAGCCTGCGCGCTGTGGGAGCTGTACCTTGAGCTGAAGGAGGGCCGGAGGACCGCATCGCTTGAGCCCTGCATCGAGCTGTCGATGTATCACGAGCATAAGACGAAGCGGTTTGATCTGGCCCTGGCGTATGCCCGGCAGGCACAGGACCTGCTGTGGAGACGCGGCGCGCTGACGCGAAGCAGCAAGCGCAGACCCGCGCGGGCAGCGGGGACGGCGGATGCGGAAGAGGCGGCGCTCGCGAAGCGGGTGGAACGGCTCGAACGCAAGGCGCTGCAAGCAGAGACGGTGCGCCGTTCCTCGCCTTCCTCGCGGAAGCAGCGTTCTGCAGCCGATGGGGCGGGCGTTCCCGGCGGATCGGGTGAAGCCCGGCGTCAGCGCAAGCGGGGAACAGCGGCCGGAGGGGAGCAGCTCTCCTTGTTCGGGGATGCCGGAGAGGGAGGCAGCGTATAA
- a CDS encoding SAM-dependent methyltransferase, with protein MTSEFLGTANRGFAQQAQEEIRRLFGQDVKTKWVVPNEVFSFVLELPREEVVRRLQEQEPVFLRHIMPVERAIAWGGTTEEAVRELTSYLAGEPAERISGRTVAVQLRKGEGSVLPGFSLPEMKAAAEELFTREYHAEPVVRGSQLVLSVLGTDAALYFGLSRPEDNLSDWPGGAVRFRREDGQISRAKFKLLEAEAAFGLDLSAYRSALDIGAAPGGWTSLLLERGLEVTAVDPAKLDASLLRHPRLTYLPKKADQVKLGEGSFDLLVCDMSWSHRQMARLVNGLLYSLQSGGTAIITVKLMHRKAFQTIREVVEDLSPQLDLQRAKQLFHNREELTLFFIKK; from the coding sequence ATGACAAGCGAGTTTTTGGGTACGGCCAACCGGGGCTTCGCGCAGCAGGCGCAGGAGGAAATCCGCCGGTTGTTCGGGCAGGATGTCAAAACCAAGTGGGTTGTTCCGAACGAAGTGTTCTCCTTTGTTTTGGAGCTGCCCCGCGAGGAAGTTGTCAGGCGCCTGCAGGAGCAGGAGCCTGTATTCCTGCGGCATATCATGCCGGTTGAACGGGCGATAGCCTGGGGCGGCACGACGGAGGAAGCGGTTCGCGAGCTGACCTCGTATCTTGCCGGGGAACCGGCCGAGCGCATCTCCGGCCGGACCGTGGCGGTGCAGCTTCGCAAAGGGGAGGGCTCGGTGCTTCCGGGCTTCTCCCTGCCCGAGATGAAGGCGGCCGCCGAGGAGCTGTTTACCCGCGAATACCATGCGGAGCCTGTGGTCCGCGGCTCGCAGCTCGTGCTCTCCGTGCTCGGCACGGATGCCGCGCTGTACTTCGGGCTGTCGCGGCCGGAGGACAACCTGTCCGACTGGCCGGGCGGCGCGGTCCGCTTCCGCCGGGAGGACGGACAGATCTCGCGCGCGAAGTTCAAGCTGCTCGAGGCCGAAGCCGCCTTCGGCCTCGACCTGTCGGCTTACCGCAGCGCGCTGGATATCGGGGCGGCTCCCGGCGGCTGGACTTCGCTGCTGCTGGAGCGGGGCCTGGAGGTCACGGCCGTCGATCCCGCGAAGCTCGACGCTTCGCTGCTGCGCCATCCGCGTCTGACCTACCTGCCGAAGAAGGCTGATCAGGTAAAGCTCGGGGAAGGCAGCTTCGACCTGCTCGTATGCGACATGAGCTGGAGCCACCGGCAGATGGCCCGCCTCGTGAACGGGCTGCTGTACTCGCTGCAAAGCGGCGGAACGGCGATCATCACGGTGAAGCTCATGCACCGCAAGGCGTTCCAGACGATCCGCGAGGTCGTCGAAGACTTGTCGCCGCAGCTCGATCTGCAGCGCGCCAAGCAGCTGTTCCACAACCGGGAAGAGCTGACGCTGTTCTTCATCAAGAAGTAG
- a CDS encoding ABC transporter ATP-binding protein, whose protein sequence is MSQVVSLSDIVFIREQRSILSNVSLHVKEGEHWVILGRNGSGKTTLFELINGYQFPTSGGVEVLGHTYGDCDVREVRKRIGYISQTLYEKLSPADPVWEIVATGEYGYLRFYEQIPGDVRDKALAMLDSVGLKHLDMQPMSTLSQGERRKVMLARALMTRPSILIMDEPCAGLDLYERERLLANINELAAQSMTIIYVTHHIEEIIPLFTHVLLIEEGRVLAAGPKQEVLTEQHLEKAFRVPLSIEWAGDRPWIKVQP, encoded by the coding sequence ATGTCGCAAGTAGTGTCCTTATCCGATATTGTATTTATCAGAGAGCAGCGCAGCATCCTGTCGAACGTTTCTCTTCACGTGAAAGAAGGAGAGCATTGGGTCATTCTCGGGCGCAACGGCTCGGGCAAGACGACCCTGTTCGAGCTCATCAACGGTTATCAATTCCCTACCTCCGGAGGGGTGGAGGTGCTGGGCCATACATACGGCGATTGCGACGTCCGCGAGGTGCGCAAACGCATCGGCTATATTTCGCAGACCCTCTATGAAAAGCTGAGTCCGGCCGACCCGGTCTGGGAGATCGTCGCTACTGGCGAGTACGGGTATCTCCGCTTCTATGAACAAATCCCGGGCGACGTGCGGGACAAGGCGCTTGCCATGCTCGATTCCGTCGGTCTGAAGCATCTCGATATGCAGCCGATGTCGACCCTCTCCCAGGGGGAACGGCGCAAAGTGATGCTCGCGCGCGCCCTCATGACCCGCCCGTCCATTCTGATTATGGACGAGCCGTGTGCCGGACTCGATCTCTACGAGAGGGAGCGTCTGCTCGCCAATATCAACGAGCTGGCGGCCCAGAGCATGACCATCATCTATGTAACGCATCATATTGAAGAAATCATCCCGCTGTTCACGCATGTTCTGCTCATCGAAGAAGGACGGGTGCTGGCGGCCGGGCCGAAACAGGAAGTACTGACAGAACAACATTTGGAAAAGGCGTTCCGCGTTCCGCTCTCGATCGAGTGGGCGGGGGACCGGCCTTGGATTAAGGTGCAGCCATGA
- a CDS encoding cyclic-phosphate processing receiver domain-containing protein has protein sequence MIHVYMDDWRACPPGFVLARSGEECLLLLKECEVDILSLDFDLGWGQPSGLDLVHAMIRDSLFPRRIFLHSSSPAGRQSMYQALYASKPESVELSAGPVPPELLQAAAESAQE, from the coding sequence TTGATCCATGTGTATATGGACGACTGGCGAGCCTGCCCGCCGGGCTTTGTTCTGGCCCGCAGCGGCGAAGAGTGCCTGCTGCTCCTGAAGGAATGCGAGGTGGACATCCTGTCCCTCGATTTTGATCTGGGATGGGGTCAGCCCAGCGGATTGGATCTTGTGCACGCGATGATCCGCGATTCGCTTTTTCCCCGGCGGATCTTCCTGCATTCGTCTTCCCCCGCCGGCCGGCAGAGCATGTATCAGGCGCTGTACGCCTCCAAGCCGGAGAGCGTGGAGCTCTCCGCCGGTCCCGTCCCTCCCGAGCTGCTGCAGGCAGCAGCCGAATCCGCACAAGAATAG
- a CDS encoding AAA family ATPase yields MGPMTLALLDDDAYFGEMLSAYIRGSAFAERFRLKRFTAGEEGLRYLLEEKEARILLVHESWLPLPEEVFVHPAGAVVILSESAAQGGVLEYPVLCRYQPLDRLMSAVASHYNEYNAALPLRGIRGTRVALVHSAGGGTGKTVTAVHLARRLALRGERVLLLSLERYGSLPWFTDETGGDSETFSRLLYYARMNPAAAAGRLEGLVRRHGYGRFDYVPPAAEPQELEELGAEHASGLVEAVRASGLYDVLIVDTDSYAPALSSALFGPADNILWLVTDDLVHLHKCSRLLRSMQAKETPRASWLSKVRFVLNRSTGAPLNSFEEYGLKIHHRLPYVPEWKAVSRIGQLHRAPAFEDAAGLLLEPVGSGAGL; encoded by the coding sequence ATGGGACCGATGACCTTGGCGCTGCTGGATGACGATGCTTACTTCGGAGAGATGCTTTCCGCCTACATCCGGGGCTCCGCCTTCGCCGAAAGGTTCCGCTTAAAGCGGTTTACGGCAGGGGAGGAAGGCCTGCGCTATCTGCTGGAGGAGAAGGAGGCGCGGATTCTGCTCGTTCACGAATCCTGGCTCCCTCTTCCGGAGGAGGTATTTGTTCATCCGGCCGGTGCCGTCGTGATCCTGAGCGAATCCGCGGCGCAGGGCGGCGTGCTGGAATATCCGGTGCTGTGCAGATACCAGCCGCTGGACCGTCTGATGAGCGCGGTCGCCTCCCATTACAATGAGTACAACGCCGCTCTCCCGCTGCGGGGCATCCGGGGCACCCGGGTTGCACTTGTCCATTCAGCCGGCGGGGGGACCGGCAAGACGGTGACCGCCGTGCACTTGGCCCGCCGGCTCGCGCTCCGCGGCGAACGGGTGCTGCTGCTGAGCCTGGAGCGTTATGGGTCGCTCCCTTGGTTCACGGACGAGACGGGAGGGGACAGCGAGACCTTCTCACGCCTGCTGTACTACGCCCGGATGAATCCGGCGGCCGCGGCGGGCAGGCTGGAGGGACTGGTCCGCCGTCACGGCTACGGCAGGTTCGATTATGTGCCGCCGGCGGCCGAGCCGCAGGAGCTCGAAGAGCTTGGCGCGGAGCACGCGTCGGGGCTCGTCGAAGCGGTCCGCGCATCAGGGCTGTATGACGTACTGATCGTCGATACCGATTCGTACGCACCTGCGCTTTCGTCGGCGTTGTTCGGACCGGCGGATAACATCCTGTGGCTGGTCACCGATGACCTGGTGCACCTGCACAAGTGTTCGAGGCTGCTGCGGAGCATGCAGGCCAAGGAGACGCCGCGGGCTTCCTGGCTGTCCAAGGTGCGGTTCGTGCTGAACCGGAGTACGGGGGCGCCGCTGAACTCTTTTGAAGAGTACGGCTTGAAGATTCATCACCGGCTGCCGTATGTTCCGGAGTGGAAAGCGGTGAGCCGGATCGGCCAGCTGCACCGGGCACCGGCCTTTGAGGATGCAGCCGGCCTCCTGCTGGAGCCGGTTGGCTCGGGGGCCGGCTTATGA
- a CDS encoding class I SAM-dependent methyltransferase — protein sequence MPGRERYWDRIYEALRPEDVRYDLWLETFRPQLELSRDTPVIDLGCGAGNDTLYLSERGYRVVACDASAEALRRVKELVPEADVRQLDLTEPLPFADGAAQVVIADLSLHYFPWDVTVSIVREIGRVLRPGGTLLCRVNSVRDTAFGAGQGVRLEPDYYEWEGQRKRFFDRKQLEELLREWELPELTESTMNRYGKPKVVWTAAAGKRG from the coding sequence ATGCCAGGTAGAGAGCGTTATTGGGACCGAATATACGAAGCTCTGCGGCCGGAGGATGTCCGGTATGACTTATGGCTGGAGACGTTCCGGCCGCAGCTGGAGCTTTCGCGGGATACGCCGGTTATCGATCTCGGGTGCGGGGCCGGCAACGACACACTCTACCTGAGCGAGCGCGGATACCGCGTAGTGGCCTGTGATGCCTCAGCCGAGGCGCTGCGGCGGGTGAAGGAGCTCGTGCCGGAGGCCGATGTCAGGCAGCTGGATCTTACCGAACCGCTGCCCTTCGCGGACGGGGCGGCCCAAGTGGTGATCGCCGATCTCAGCCTGCACTATTTTCCGTGGGACGTCACGGTGAGTATTGTCCGCGAGATCGGGCGTGTGCTGCGTCCCGGCGGTACGCTGCTGTGCCGGGTGAACTCAGTCCGGGACACGGCATTCGGCGCGGGGCAGGGCGTTCGCCTGGAGCCGGACTACTATGAGTGGGAAGGCCAGCGCAAGCGGTTCTTTGACCGCAAGCAGCTTGAGGAGCTGCTGAGGGAATGGGAGCTGCCGGAGCTCACGGAGAGCACGATGAACCGCTATGGCAAGCCGAAGGTCGTTTGGACGGCGGCCGCAGGGAAGCGGGGCTGA
- a CDS encoding Fpg/Nei family DNA glycosylase, protein MPELPEMENYRILLSGRITGRTITGAEIGREKSINVAPERFRMDVIGSSVRVIERRAKHLLFHLTTGNVLVLHLMIGGILYYGRLEDQPDRTIQVRISFGDEHLFFIGLRLGYLHLHTPEETAELMKKLGPDPFDPELTEEAFEQRLRPRKGTLKSNLVDQSVLAGIGNCYSDEICFMAKLLPSRRPATLSTEEYRKLHASMREVLTEATRYGGYMEMPLYPGDPLTGGFDARCRVYDAEGKPCERCGQPIVRQEVSSKKSFCCLNCQH, encoded by the coding sequence ATGCCCGAGCTTCCCGAAATGGAGAATTACCGTATTCTGCTCAGCGGCCGCATCACGGGCCGGACGATCACCGGCGCCGAGATCGGCCGGGAGAAGTCCATCAACGTGGCGCCCGAGCGGTTCCGCATGGATGTGATCGGCTCGTCCGTCCGTGTCATCGAGCGCCGTGCGAAGCACCTGCTGTTTCATCTGACAACAGGGAACGTGCTCGTGCTGCACCTCATGATCGGCGGCATTCTATATTACGGCAGGCTCGAGGATCAGCCGGACCGTACGATACAGGTGCGCATCTCATTTGGGGATGAGCATCTGTTTTTTATTGGACTGCGCCTCGGCTACCTGCACCTGCATACGCCGGAGGAGACGGCCGAGCTGATGAAGAAGCTCGGACCCGACCCGTTCGACCCGGAGCTGACCGAGGAAGCGTTCGAGCAGCGGCTGCGCCCCCGCAAGGGGACGCTCAAGAGCAATCTCGTCGACCAGAGCGTGCTGGCCGGCATCGGCAACTGCTACAGCGACGAGATCTGCTTCATGGCGAAGCTTCTGCCTTCCAGGCGTCCGGCCACGTTATCCACTGAGGAATACCGGAAGCTGCATGCCTCCATGCGGGAGGTGCTGACGGAAGCGACCCGGTACGGCGGCTATATGGAGATGCCCTTGTACCCGGGCGATCCCTTGACCGGCGGATTCGATGCCCGCTGCCGTGTGTACGATGCGGAGGGCAAGCCGTGCGAGCGGTGCGGCCAGCCCATCGTCCGGCAGGAGGTCTCGTCGAAGAAGTCGTTCTGCTGTCTGAACTGCCAGCACTGA
- a CDS encoding deoxyribonuclease IV: protein MRLGCHISIRGGYTEAARTALKLGAESFQYFPKNPRSLAVKSFNRQDAESCARLCREHGLSAIAHTPYPVNMAVDDPGLREATVASLRNDLEIADTCGSVGIIVHFGKYKGPDPLQGYKNIIQCVNEVLHGYKGEALFLIENQAGEGSRMGTTFEELVQIRSLCAYPDKVGFCLDTCHAFASGLWPSGEKGWSRLEAHALQTGYLPHLHAVHLNDSVYPWGAGKDRHAMIGRGEMGEVRFRELLASPALRSRKTLPLVLETPVPRGLTHAPEIRYLEELRDS, encoded by the coding sequence TTGAGACTCGGATGTCACATCAGTATCCGCGGCGGGTATACCGAAGCGGCACGGACCGCGCTGAAGCTGGGGGCGGAGTCGTTTCAGTATTTTCCGAAGAATCCCCGGAGCCTTGCCGTCAAAAGCTTCAACCGGCAGGACGCCGAGAGCTGCGCCCGGCTGTGCCGCGAGCACGGCTTGTCCGCCATTGCCCATACCCCGTATCCGGTCAATATGGCCGTAGACGATCCGGGGCTGCGTGAAGCGACGGTGGCTTCGCTGCGCAACGACCTGGAGATCGCGGACACGTGCGGGTCCGTCGGCATCATCGTGCATTTTGGGAAATATAAGGGACCGGACCCGTTACAAGGCTACAAAAATATTATACAATGTGTGAATGAAGTGCTTCACGGCTACAAGGGAGAGGCTTTGTTCCTGATTGAGAATCAGGCGGGCGAAGGCTCGCGCATGGGCACGACCTTCGAGGAGCTCGTGCAGATCCGCTCGCTGTGCGCCTATCCGGACAAGGTCGGCTTTTGTCTTGATACCTGCCATGCGTTCGCCTCGGGCCTGTGGCCATCGGGGGAGAAAGGCTGGTCCCGCCTTGAGGCGCATGCACTGCAGACGGGCTACCTGCCCCATCTGCATGCCGTCCATCTCAACGACTCCGTCTACCCGTGGGGGGCCGGCAAAGACCGGCATGCCATGATCGGCAGGGGCGAGATGGGCGAGGTGCGGTTCCGCGAGCTGCTGGCTTCGCCTGCCCTCCGCAGCCGGAAGACGCTTCCTCTGGTGCTTGAAACCCCGGTGCCGCGTGGACTCACCCATGCGCCCGAAATCCGCTATCTGGAGGAGCTGAGAGATTCTTGA
- a CDS encoding DEAD/DEAH box helicase produces MNPLTGKVSSIDEMLDLIRSTPEIMNQVSYWHTIPPREGAYEPFPDGLHPQLAEALAARGVSQLYTHQAQSFREVAKGRHVVTVTPTASGKTLCYNLPVVQGILTDESARALYLFPTKALAQDQVAELQELANVMGADIKTHTYDGDTPPAVRTAIRNAGHIVVTNPDMLHSAILPHHTKWVKLFENVKYIVIDEVHTYRGVFGSHVANVIRRLKRICRFYGSNPQFICASATIDNPKEHAERLIGEAVSLVDNNGAPAGEKHFVFYNPPVVNQQLGIRRSSVLETRKIAGLLLKQGIQTIVFARSRVRVEILLTYLQELVVNELGSKSIRGYRGGYLPKLRREIERGLRSGEIRGVVSTNALELGIDIGQLQACVLNGYPGTIASTWQQSGRAGRRQESSVTFLVASSNPLDQYMIQNPRFFIERPPERALIEPDNLIILVDHVKCAAYELPFEAGEKFGGESLKDILEFLTEERILHRVKDRWHWMEQSFPAHDISLRSAAQENFIIIDMTSGAKVIGEVDRFSAPTMIHEEAIYIHEGVQYQVEKLDYEEKKAYIREVDVDYFTDASLAVQLKVLHVQREAVDHGLKRQFGEVTVNAKATIFKKIKLRTHENIGSGPIHLPEEELHTSSYWFTFDEEVAAQMSVNDMQFALLGLSNVLVHIAPLYLMCDPHDIRVVPQVKAVHNKQPTIFFYDRYPGGVGLSERLYEVHGQLLAEAERIISSCGCLSGCPACVGPIEEVGLTGKQLSLGLLKRLGGTR; encoded by the coding sequence ATGAATCCACTGACAGGCAAAGTGTCTTCCATAGATGAAATGCTGGATCTCATCCGGTCTACGCCCGAGATCATGAACCAGGTGTCTTACTGGCACACTATTCCCCCCCGGGAGGGGGCCTACGAGCCGTTCCCTGACGGGCTGCATCCGCAGCTGGCCGAGGCGCTGGCTGCGCGGGGCGTCTCGCAGCTGTACACCCATCAGGCCCAGTCGTTCCGCGAGGTGGCGAAGGGCCGCCATGTCGTGACGGTTACGCCGACGGCTTCGGGCAAGACCCTGTGCTACAACCTGCCGGTCGTGCAGGGCATACTGACCGACGAGAGCGCCCGGGCGCTCTATTTGTTTCCGACCAAAGCCCTGGCGCAGGACCAGGTGGCGGAGCTGCAGGAGCTGGCGAACGTCATGGGGGCGGATATCAAGACCCATACGTATGACGGCGACACGCCGCCCGCCGTACGCACGGCGATCCGCAACGCGGGCCATATCGTTGTGACGAACCCGGACATGCTGCATTCGGCGATCCTTCCCCACCATACGAAGTGGGTGAAGCTGTTCGAGAACGTGAAGTACATCGTCATCGACGAGGTGCATACGTACCGGGGCGTGTTCGGCAGCCATGTCGCCAACGTGATCCGGCGCCTGAAGCGGATTTGCCGCTTCTATGGCTCGAACCCGCAGTTTATCTGCGCCTCCGCAACGATCGACAACCCGAAGGAGCACGCGGAGCGGCTGATCGGCGAGGCGGTATCGCTGGTGGACAACAACGGGGCGCCGGCGGGGGAGAAGCATTTTGTGTTCTATAACCCGCCGGTGGTGAACCAGCAGCTCGGCATCCGCCGGAGCAGCGTGCTTGAGACGCGCAAGATCGCCGGGCTGCTGCTGAAGCAGGGCATCCAGACGATCGTGTTCGCGAGAAGCCGCGTCCGTGTGGAGATTCTGCTGACGTACCTGCAGGAGCTTGTTGTGAACGAGCTCGGCTCAAAGTCGATCCGCGGCTACCGGGGCGGCTACCTGCCGAAGCTGCGGCGGGAGATCGAGCGGGGGCTGCGCAGCGGGGAGATCCGCGGAGTCGTCTCGACCAATGCGCTCGAGCTCGGCATCGATATCGGGCAGCTGCAGGCGTGCGTGCTCAACGGCTATCCGGGGACGATCGCCTCCACATGGCAGCAGTCCGGCCGCGCCGGACGCCGGCAGGAGAGCTCGGTCACCTTCCTCGTGGCGAGCTCCAATCCGCTGGATCAGTACATGATCCAGAATCCGCGTTTCTTCATCGAGCGTCCGCCGGAACGGGCGCTGATCGAGCCGGACAACCTGATCATTCTCGTCGATCATGTGAAGTGTGCGGCGTATGAGCTGCCGTTCGAGGCAGGGGAGAAGTTCGGCGGGGAGTCGCTGAAGGACATTCTCGAATTCCTCACCGAGGAGCGCATCCTGCACCGGGTGAAGGACCGCTGGCACTGGATGGAGCAGTCGTTCCCGGCGCACGATATCTCGCTGCGCTCGGCGGCGCAGGAGAATTTCATCATCATCGACATGACAAGCGGCGCCAAGGTCATCGGCGAGGTCGACCGCTTCAGCGCGCCGACCATGATCCACGAGGAAGCGATCTATATCCACGAGGGCGTGCAGTACCAGGTCGAGAAGCTCGACTACGAGGAGAAAAAAGCGTACATCCGGGAAGTCGACGTCGATTACTTCACCGATGCGTCGCTTGCGGTCCAGCTGAAGGTGCTGCATGTGCAGCGCGAGGCCGTCGACCACGGGCTGAAGCGCCAGTTCGGCGAAGTGACGGTGAATGCGAAGGCGACCATCTTCAAAAAGATCAAGCTCCGCACGCACGAGAACATCGGCTCGGGGCCGATCCATCTACCGGAGGAGGAGCTGCATACGAGCTCTTACTGGTTCACGTTCGACGAGGAGGTGGCGGCGCAGATGTCGGTGAACGACATGCAGTTCGCGCTGCTCGGCCTCTCCAACGTCCTGGTGCACATCGCCCCGCTGTATCTGATGTGCGACCCGCATGACATCCGCGTCGTGCCGCAGGTCAAGGCGGTGCACAACAAGCAGCCGACAATCTTCTTCTACGACCGCTATCCCGGCGGCGTAGGTCTCAGCGAGCGGCTGTACGAGGTGCACGGCCAGCTGCTCGCCGAGGCGGAGCGGATCATCTCCTCGTGCGGCTGCCTCAGCGGCTGCCCGGCCTGTGTCGGGCCGATCGAGGAGGTCGGGCTGACCGGCAAGCAGCTCTCGCTCGGGCTTCTGAAGCGGCTGGGAGGTACACGATGA